One stretch of Methanobacteriaceae archaeon DNA includes these proteins:
- a CDS encoding cyclase family protein has product MKIVDLTQPLTNNMPVFPQDPNFLIKELLNSTKDEFTLSILKTGLHAGTHIDAPYHFNSSGKKVSEIKLDELVESSKEGSVKIIDFKTLPKNPNQFSSPLSNSSLSTDSRNDLKLKEDLDKEIEVNSFYSVEKRDLVIIKTKWSKNWGLDNYFTKNPYLSNESVEFLIEKEIRGLAIDGPSVDKFGETNIHKKMLFNDIWIIENLKNLEMIPETDYTSSLEFFFIPLPLPTEASPIRAFVRIED; this is encoded by the coding sequence TTGAAAATTGTAGATTTAACCCAACCACTAACTAATAATATGCCTGTTTTTCCTCAAGATCCTAATTTCTTAATTAAAGAGTTATTAAACAGTACAAAAGATGAGTTTACACTTTCTATCTTAAAAACAGGATTACATGCAGGAACACACATTGATGCACCTTATCATTTCAATTCATCTGGAAAAAAAGTTAGTGAAATTAAACTGGATGAATTAGTGGAATCTTCTAAAGAGGGATCTGTAAAAATTATAGATTTTAAAACTCTTCCAAAAAACCCAAATCAATTTTCAAGTCCATTATCCAATTCCTCATTATCCACTGATTCCAGGAATGATTTAAAATTAAAAGAAGACCTTGATAAAGAAATAGAAGTAAATTCATTTTATAGTGTGGAAAAAAGAGACCTGGTTATTATAAAAACAAAATGGAGTAAAAATTGGGGCTTAGATAATTATTTTACCAAAAATCCATATTTATCTAATGAATCAGTTGAATTTTTGATTGAAAAAGAGATTAGAGGACTGGCCATAGACGGACCTAGTGTAGATAAATTTGGAGAAACCAATATCCACAAAAAAATGCTTTTTAATGATATATGGATTATAGAAAACCTGAAAAATCTGGAAATGATACCAGAGACAGACTATACAAGTTCATTAGAATTTTTCTTTATACCATTACCCCTACCTACTGAAGCATCACCCATACGAGCTTTTGTGCGAATTGAAGATTAA
- a CDS encoding phosphatase PAP2 family protein, whose amino-acid sequence MFEAFWANLYHMDLNLFYFFNLYIHNPILDILMPLITMAGTQIFWIIICIGLYIFGGPKGKQTAFLCIIALFIAFFASEILKFILARPRPYEVLSGARHLMDVMGYSLPSGHSTAAFAAFTVIGVKYGYLYIFLGLPIMVAISRIYMGLHYPSDVLAGALLGIFCSVIVLKYEGKLIRTKNKILNRNSQ is encoded by the coding sequence ATGTTTGAGGCGTTTTGGGCTAATTTATACCACATGGATCTTAATTTATTCTATTTTTTTAATTTATACATTCATAATCCAATTTTAGATATATTAATGCCTCTAATCACCATGGCCGGAACACAAATATTCTGGATTATAATTTGTATAGGGTTATATATTTTTGGAGGCCCTAAGGGGAAACAAACAGCTTTTCTTTGTATAATTGCATTATTCATTGCTTTTTTTGCCAGCGAAATATTGAAATTTATTTTGGCCCGCCCTAGACCCTATGAAGTTCTAAGCGGCGCCAGACATTTAATGGATGTTATGGGCTATTCATTACCTTCTGGTCATTCTACTGCAGCATTTGCTGCTTTCACCGTTATAGGAGTTAAATATGGATATTTATATATTTTTTTAGGTTTGCCTATTATGGTTGCAATTTCCAGAATTTATATGGGCCTTCATTATCCTTCTGATGTATTGGCCGGTGCTCTTTTAGGAATATTTTGTTCAGTAATAGTTTTAAAGTATGAAGGAAAACTTATAAGAACTAAAAACAAGATATTAAATAGAAATAGTCAGTAA
- the asd gene encoding aspartate-semialdehyde dehydrogenase, producing MVNVGILGATGMVGQRFIELLAQHPKFEITALTASQRSAGKKYEDATTWYLDSNMPESVKDITVVDTDPSQVDDVDIVFSALPTENAAIVEPKFAEKYIVASNASAMRMEDDVPLVIPEVNPEYLDLIELQQKNRGWDGFIVTNPNCSTIALTITLKPIYDQFNIKRVYVSTMQAVSGAGYNGVPSMAIVDNLVPFIGGEEEKMETETQHLLGSLEDGVVTPASFGVSASCHRVSVVDGHTEAVFIETEDKCDLDEIHAAMDQFRGMPQKLDLYSAPEKPIVVRSEDNRPQPRMDRNQGDGMAVTVGRLREDAAFENSFRYVLVGHNTIRGAAGASILNAELINEIM from the coding sequence ATGGTAAATGTAGGTATTCTTGGTGCAACAGGAATGGTAGGCCAAAGATTCATTGAATTACTGGCTCAACATCCAAAATTTGAAATTACAGCGTTGACAGCATCTCAAAGATCAGCAGGAAAAAAATATGAAGATGCCACGACATGGTATCTGGACAGTAATATGCCGGAATCTGTAAAAGATATCACGGTAGTTGATACAGATCCATCTCAAGTTGATGATGTAGATATAGTCTTTTCAGCACTTCCCACTGAAAATGCAGCTATTGTTGAACCAAAATTTGCTGAGAAATATATTGTGGCATCTAATGCCAGTGCCATGAGGATGGAGGATGATGTTCCTCTGGTTATTCCTGAAGTAAATCCAGAATATCTAGATTTAATAGAACTTCAGCAGAAAAATAGGGGATGGGATGGATTCATAGTTACCAACCCAAACTGTTCTACCATCGCCCTTACTATCACTCTAAAACCAATTTATGACCAGTTTAATATTAAAAGAGTGTATGTGTCTACTATGCAGGCTGTTTCAGGTGCTGGATATAATGGTGTGCCTTCTATGGCTATTGTAGATAATTTAGTACCATTCATTGGTGGGGAAGAAGAAAAAATGGAAACTGAAACACAGCACCTTCTGGGAAGTTTGGAAGATGGTGTGGTTACTCCAGCATCATTTGGAGTAAGTGCTTCCTGTCACAGAGTATCTGTGGTGGATGGACATACAGAGGCTGTTTTTATTGAAACAGAAGATAAATGTGACCTGGATGAAATTCACGCTGCTATGGATCAGTTTAGAGGTATGCCTCAGAAATTGGATCTTTACTCTGCCCCTGAAAAACCTATTGTGGTTCGTTCTGAAGATAACCGACCTCAACCACGTATGGATCGTAATCAAGGTGATGGGATGGCAGTAACTGTAGGAAGATTAAGAGAAGATGCTGCATTTGAAAATAGCTTCAGATATGTTTTAGTGGGCCATAATACTATTCGTGGAGCTGCTGGAGCATCTATACTCAATGCAGAATTAATTAATGAAATCATGTAA
- the dapB gene encoding 4-hydroxy-tetrahydrodipicolinate reductase encodes MIKVAVTGACGRMGSKIIKTILQQDDMEVVAAIEAPHSPLEGKDVGEAIGVGPLGVKITAAENLAKALKESRAQVLVDFTIATAAIKTIKTTASCGVGLIVGTTGFSEEQLAEIKDSVSKNNVKAVISPNMAIGVNVFFKILKDLAPILADYDVEIIEAHHKHKKDSPSGTAVRAFEIISEETNRNSADVGVYGRHGLVGERTKDEIGVHAVRGGDIVGDHTVLFAGDGERLEITHRAHSRQSFVSGVIKALKFIPNAEEGKINDMADVLGIK; translated from the coding sequence ATGATAAAAGTGGCAGTAACCGGTGCATGTGGAAGAATGGGTTCTAAAATAATAAAAACCATTCTACAACAAGATGATATGGAAGTAGTAGCAGCTATAGAAGCTCCCCATAGTCCTTTGGAAGGTAAAGATGTGGGTGAAGCAATAGGGGTAGGTCCGCTCGGTGTAAAAATTACCGCAGCAGAAAATTTAGCTAAAGCACTAAAAGAAAGTAGGGCCCAAGTCCTGGTGGACTTTACCATAGCCACTGCAGCCATAAAAACCATAAAAACCACGGCTAGTTGTGGCGTAGGTCTGATAGTAGGTACCACTGGTTTTTCAGAAGAACAACTGGCTGAAATTAAAGATTCAGTTTCTAAAAACAATGTAAAAGCTGTTATTTCTCCTAATATGGCTATTGGGGTTAATGTATTCTTTAAAATTCTCAAGGATTTAGCTCCGATTCTAGCGGATTATGATGTGGAGATAATCGAGGCCCATCACAAGCATAAAAAAGATTCACCTTCAGGAACTGCAGTTCGGGCTTTTGAAATTATTTCTGAAGAAACTAATAGAAATTCAGCTGATGTAGGAGTTTATGGAAGACATGGCCTGGTAGGTGAACGTACAAAAGATGAAATAGGAGTTCACGCTGTTAGAGGGGGAGACATTGTCGGCGATCATACTGTCCTATTTGCTGGTGATGGTGAAAGACTGGAAATTACTCATAGGGCCCATAGTAGGCAGTCATTCGTCAGCGGAGTTATAAAAGCTCTTAAATTTATTCCTAATGCAGAAGAAGGAAAAATTAATGATATGGCTGATGTATTGGGTATTAAATGA
- the dapA gene encoding 4-hydroxy-tetrahydrodipicolinate synthase: MSFEGTIVAMVTPFTSEDEVDEEGMRENINYLIENGVDGILVAGTTGESATITHEEQRNMIDVLIDEVNGRVKTIAGAGSNSTKEALSLVKYAENSGADAALVITPYYNKPQPHGLVEHYKILAESTEVPIIVYNVPSRTGTDIDVESIGQIAGIDNIVAIKEANPDMDKVSMIYRKLLDLGLEDEFNILSGNDDLTLPMISMGAKGVISVVANVDPARMSQMVNHALEGDFNAAAQTHYELYELMKALFVESNPVPSKECLNLMGRPAGHVRMPLAPLKEESKQKLAAVLKDLSLI; encoded by the coding sequence ATGAGTTTTGAAGGTACTATTGTGGCCATGGTGACTCCATTTACCTCAGAAGATGAGGTAGATGAAGAAGGCATGCGCGAAAACATAAATTATCTAATAGAAAACGGTGTGGATGGTATTCTGGTTGCAGGAACCACTGGTGAATCAGCAACCATTACCCACGAAGAACAAAGGAACATGATTGATGTTTTAATTGACGAGGTAAATGGAAGAGTTAAAACTATTGCTGGTGCAGGTAGCAACTCGACCAAAGAAGCCTTAAGCCTAGTTAAATACGCTGAAAATTCTGGAGCAGATGCTGCTCTGGTTATTACGCCTTATTATAATAAACCACAGCCTCATGGTCTGGTAGAACATTATAAAATCTTAGCAGAATCTACAGAAGTTCCCATAATTGTTTATAATGTTCCATCTCGAACTGGAACCGATATTGACGTGGAATCTATCGGACAAATTGCAGGTATTGATAATATTGTGGCCATAAAAGAAGCCAATCCAGATATGGACAAAGTTTCTATGATTTACAGGAAACTCCTGGATTTGGGATTGGAAGATGAGTTCAATATTTTATCTGGGAATGATGATCTTACACTTCCTATGATTTCCATGGGGGCCAAAGGTGTTATTTCCGTCGTGGCCAATGTTGATCCGGCAAGAATGAGTCAGATGGTTAATCATGCACTGGAAGGAGATTTCAATGCGGCTGCCCAGACCCACTATGAGTTATACGAACTCATGAAAGCTTTATTTGTAGAAAGCAATCCAGTACCTTCAAAAGAGTGCTTGAATTTAATGGGAAGGCCAGCCGGCCATGTTAGAATGCCTCTTGCTCCTTTAAAAGAGGAAAGCAAACAAAAACTCGCTGCAGTTTTAAAAGATCTTTCCTTAATTTAA
- a CDS encoding aspartate kinase, which yields MELIVAKFGGTSIGNGKRIKKAAQAVVNEYMKGKKIVVVVSAINKTTDELLHIVDEAMEDAVTEKQLAEIVSMGEMTSVRIFASAIESLGVKSEYIDPFMDQWPIITDNSLLSAKVDFKATEDKSMELMKMMDQGIIPVVCGFLGKDPQGYITTLGRGGSDITAFLLGHCLNADDVVIVTDVGGVMSTDPNKLQSAQKLDKISVEEMRDLATHGAQVLHPHALKYKDPKINAKIIGFDHGDLSAHGTEILGPSKNEMLKTTTLNSEPISVIAVVGEEILNKPGVLAELTDILSENEINIFGISTGQNSITLFVNKKHADDAHRILHEVVVKNENLSSLSLGREIAMISIASPDFIDTPGIISDITEPLRANDLNIVEISSSQTSVVIFVEWKDGEKAYELVRSVLE from the coding sequence ATGGAATTAATAGTGGCCAAATTCGGAGGAACATCCATAGGAAACGGTAAACGGATAAAAAAAGCAGCTCAAGCAGTGGTCAATGAGTACATGAAGGGAAAAAAGATAGTAGTGGTTGTTTCCGCTATTAACAAGACTACTGATGAACTGTTACACATAGTTGATGAAGCTATGGAAGATGCCGTTACCGAAAAACAACTGGCAGAAATTGTGTCTATGGGTGAAATGACCAGTGTTCGCATATTCGCATCTGCAATTGAATCATTGGGTGTGAAATCTGAATATATAGATCCTTTCATGGACCAATGGCCTATCATAACAGATAATAGTCTTTTAAGTGCTAAAGTAGATTTTAAGGCCACAGAAGATAAATCCATGGAGCTCATGAAAATGATGGATCAGGGAATCATTCCGGTGGTCTGTGGATTTTTAGGAAAAGATCCTCAAGGCTACATAACTACTTTAGGAAGGGGAGGAAGTGATATCACGGCTTTCCTTTTAGGGCACTGCCTTAATGCTGATGATGTTGTCATTGTCACGGATGTGGGTGGAGTAATGTCCACGGACCCTAACAAGCTACAAAGTGCTCAGAAACTCGATAAAATTTCTGTGGAAGAAATGCGAGACCTGGCCACGCACGGTGCCCAAGTACTGCATCCTCACGCCTTGAAATACAAGGATCCTAAAATTAATGCAAAAATTATTGGATTTGATCATGGAGATCTTTCTGCTCATGGGACTGAGATTTTAGGTCCCTCAAAAAATGAAATGCTTAAAACAACCACTTTAAATTCAGAACCTATTTCTGTCATTGCGGTGGTTGGGGAAGAAATACTCAATAAACCCGGAGTTCTAGCAGAGCTAACTGATATACTGTCTGAGAATGAAATCAATATATTTGGTATTTCTACTGGCCAGAATTCAATAACTTTATTTGTTAACAAAAAACACGCTGATGATGCCCATAGAATATTACATGAGGTAGTGGTTAAAAATGAAAACCTTAGTTCTCTTTCATTGGGAAGAGAAATTGCAATGATTAGTATTGCCAGTCCGGATTTCATTGATACACCAGGAATTATATCTGATATTACAGAGCCTCTCAGAGCAAATGATCTCAATATTGTTGAAATATCATCTTCACAGACATCAGTTGTTATTTTTGTAGAATGGAAGGATGGCGAAAAAGCTTATGAACTTGTAAGGAGTGTCTTGGAATGA
- a CDS encoding 30S ribosomal protein S17e, translating to MGNIRTSHVKRLSKELIETHQGKFTTDFDENKKLVEQFSTVSTKHLRNKIAGYVTRLVRNEARQA from the coding sequence ATGGGAAATATAAGAACTTCACATGTAAAAAGATTGTCTAAAGAACTAATCGAAACTCACCAAGGTAAATTTACCACTGATTTTGATGAAAACAAAAAACTGGTAGAACAGTTTTCAACTGTAAGTACTAAGCACTTACGGAACAAAATCGCAGGATATGTTACTCGATTAGTTAGAAACGAAGCAAGACAAGCTTAA
- a CDS encoding chorismate mutase, with the protein MDESQAQKLLQESREKIDIIDTEIITLISKRTDLAKKIINAKVILGMEIQDKKREEHIHMKTRKIAREFQIDEDMLSQIMKILTDINKKEQEQLLRRK; encoded by the coding sequence ATGGATGAATCTCAAGCACAAAAGCTTCTTCAAGAATCAAGAGAAAAGATTGATATTATTGATACAGAGATAATTACTTTAATCAGTAAAAGAACTGATCTGGCCAAAAAAATAATCAATGCCAAAGTTATTTTAGGTATGGAGATTCAAGATAAGAAGCGAGAAGAACATATTCACATGAAAACTCGCAAAATCGCCAGAGAATTTCAGATTGATGAAGATATGCTCAGTCAAATAATGAAAATATTGACTGACATAAATAAAAAAGAACAAGAACAATTGTTAAGGAGGAAATAA
- a CDS encoding shikimate kinase, whose product MKKTVRSPGSATVINAISTGSGSAFGIQLYVTAEVQLTSSEVECTSERRVNPKLMEICVNKVIQHYSIDTGVKVHTDSTLPVASGLSSSSATSNAVVMATSSLIAEEFDLKPMNDMEILNTAIDASLYAGVTITGAFDDASASYFGGLTITNNLEREIIQRNEMEKQNILIYMPNRKSLTAQSNVNRMKLLSPLVDMAYKKAIQGDIYKALTLNGILYSAALGFDSNIALDALEAGAIASGLSGTGPSFVAVVNDECIDRVHEALNNHPGRVIATQVDNNGTKVI is encoded by the coding sequence TTGAAAAAAACAGTTAGATCTCCAGGATCAGCTACAGTTATCAACGCCATTTCAACTGGTAGTGGTTCTGCCTTTGGTATTCAACTTTATGTAACTGCAGAAGTTCAATTAACATCTTCTGAAGTTGAATGTACTTCTGAAAGGCGAGTTAATCCTAAACTAATGGAAATTTGTGTAAATAAAGTCATTCAACACTATTCTATTGATACAGGAGTAAAAGTTCATACAGATTCTACTTTACCGGTGGCTTCTGGACTTTCCAGTAGTAGTGCCACCTCAAACGCTGTGGTAATGGCCACATCCAGTTTAATTGCTGAAGAATTTGACCTAAAACCAATGAATGACATGGAAATCTTAAATACTGCTATTGATGCTTCATTATATGCAGGAGTTACTATAACTGGTGCATTCGACGATGCCAGTGCTTCCTACTTTGGAGGACTTACCATAACCAATAATCTGGAAAGAGAAATTATCCAGAGAAATGAAATGGAAAAACAAAACATATTAATATACATGCCTAACAGAAAGTCTCTGACCGCACAATCCAATGTTAATAGGATGAAACTTTTATCCCCACTGGTAGATATGGCCTATAAAAAAGCCATTCAGGGAGATATTTATAAAGCACTCACCTTAAATGGAATATTGTATAGTGCCGCACTTGGATTTGATTCAAACATTGCTCTCGATGCATTAGAAGCTGGCGCGATCGCATCAGGATTATCTGGAACTGGCCCGTCCTTTGTGGCGGTGGTTAATGATGAATGTATTGATAGGGTTCATGAAGCTTTGAATAATCATCCTGGAAGAGTTATTGCTACACAAGTAGATAATAATGGGACCAAGGTGATATGA
- the sppA gene encoding signal peptide peptidase SppA: MEKNTKIIFAIVGILLAFFLIFILVSVFIGSTSLESGNIGLGDTIAVIPIYGEISYGSSDSYYTNPDEIKSLIKEANDDSSISAIVLDVNSPGGTPVASEEIMQAIKESKKPVVSWISDSGTSGAYLASSGSDKIVASPSSWVGSIGVILQLSDLSEMYKKMGINKYSLKAGQYKDMGADYRNLTADEKKMLQTMVDEEYNYFISLVANNRNLTTDYVKSIAEGKIYTGRQALNIKLVDSLGGKDKAIQEAADLAGIGDSYNIITMSPPTTFEKILSGITSQLGYSMGEGIGDSNSSSKPQSSYF; encoded by the coding sequence ATGGAAAAAAACACCAAAATAATTTTTGCAATCGTAGGAATATTACTTGCTTTTTTCCTGATTTTTATTTTAGTAAGTGTTTTTATTGGGTCTACTAGCTTAGAATCAGGAAATATTGGTTTAGGGGACACCATAGCCGTTATACCTATTTATGGAGAAATATCATATGGCAGTAGCGATAGTTACTATACCAATCCCGATGAAATCAAAAGTTTAATTAAAGAAGCTAATGATGATTCATCTATCAGTGCCATAGTATTAGATGTAAATAGTCCAGGTGGAACTCCTGTGGCAAGTGAAGAGATAATGCAAGCCATTAAAGAGTCTAAAAAACCAGTTGTGAGTTGGATAAGTGATAGTGGAACATCTGGAGCATACCTGGCCTCATCCGGCTCAGATAAAATCGTGGCCAGCCCATCCTCATGGGTAGGTAGTATTGGAGTAATTTTACAGTTGTCAGACCTTTCTGAAATGTATAAAAAGATGGGTATAAACAAGTATTCACTAAAAGCAGGCCAGTACAAAGATATGGGTGCAGATTACAGGAATTTAACAGCTGATGAAAAGAAAATGCTACAAACAATGGTTGATGAAGAATACAATTATTTTATATCCCTAGTAGCTAATAACCGAAATTTAACAACAGATTATGTTAAAAGCATTGCAGAAGGGAAAATATACACGGGAAGACAGGCCCTAAATATTAAACTGGTAGATTCACTGGGAGGTAAAGATAAGGCCATTCAAGAAGCAGCCGATTTAGCTGGAATAGGTGATTCTTATAATATAATCACTATGTCACCACCAACAACCTTTGAAAAGATTTTAAGTGGAATAACCTCCCAGCTAGGATATTCAATGGGTGAGGGAATAGGAGATTCTAATAGTAGCAGCAAACCACAAAGCAGTTACTTTTAA
- a CDS encoding MJ0307 family thioredoxin: protein MVVKIEVFTSPTCPYCPMAVEVVEEAKKDLGDSIEIEKVDIMEDREKAVNYGLMAVPAVAINGVVKFVGAPGKEELMAALKEELKE from the coding sequence ATGGTTGTTAAAATCGAAGTATTCACATCCCCTACATGTCCTTACTGTCCTATGGCAGTGGAAGTCGTAGAAGAAGCTAAAAAAGATTTAGGAGATTCCATTGAAATCGAAAAAGTCGATATCATGGAAGATCGGGAAAAAGCAGTGAATTATGGGCTAATGGCAGTTCCTGCTGTTGCCATCAATGGCGTAGTTAAGTTTGTCGGAGCTCCTGGTAAAGAAGAACTAATGGCTGCCCTTAAAGAAGAATTAAAAGAATAA
- the cbiD gene encoding cobalt-precorrin-5B (C(1))-methyltransferase CbiD, with protein sequence MAKKDEGIFFGITTGSAATAAALAALKIILEDKIHDHIKISIPSGELEIEIYDTKKVSENIAQASVVKKPYPDPDVTINLEIMVKVELTSQPGITIIGGEGVGTITKPGLQIPVGQAAINPVPQEMIRENIQRYLPSGKGAIITIFVPRGKEIASRTMNPRLGIINGISILGTTGIARPMSLESFKKANSCQIDIALGQGYEELIFVPGNIGEKLALQSMDVEKDQIIHMSNYVGYMLEQAVEKKVKKIILFGHAGKLVKIAGGIFNTKHSVADGRREIITAHAALVGVYQDTLKEIFNSKTTEDMIDILIQSHKEKEVFNSIARAIKENIKDRYHLELEVIIVRMNGTVLNSNK encoded by the coding sequence ATGGCTAAAAAAGATGAAGGAATATTTTTTGGAATAACCACTGGCAGTGCTGCCACTGCAGCTGCATTGGCTGCTTTGAAAATCATTCTGGAAGATAAAATTCATGACCACATTAAGATTTCTATTCCATCTGGCGAGCTGGAGATTGAAATATATGATACTAAGAAAGTTTCTGAAAACATTGCCCAGGCATCTGTGGTTAAAAAACCATATCCTGATCCCGATGTAACCATCAATCTTGAAATTATGGTCAAAGTTGAATTAACCTCCCAACCAGGAATCACTATTATTGGAGGTGAAGGTGTAGGCACCATCACCAAACCAGGACTCCAAATACCCGTGGGCCAGGCCGCAATTAATCCCGTCCCTCAAGAAATGATAAGGGAAAATATTCAGAGGTATCTTCCTTCTGGAAAAGGTGCAATAATTACTATCTTTGTTCCTCGAGGAAAAGAAATTGCATCTCGAACCATGAACCCCCGTTTAGGGATAATTAATGGAATTTCCATATTAGGCACCACTGGAATTGCCCGTCCCATGTCTCTGGAATCATTTAAAAAGGCAAATTCATGCCAGATAGATATTGCATTGGGCCAGGGGTATGAAGAATTAATATTTGTACCTGGGAATATTGGGGAAAAACTGGCCCTCCAGTCCATGGATGTTGAAAAGGACCAGATAATTCACATGAGCAATTATGTGGGTTACATGTTAGAACAGGCTGTGGAAAAAAAGGTTAAAAAAATCATTTTATTTGGTCATGCTGGAAAGTTGGTGAAAATAGCTGGTGGAATATTTAATACTAAACACAGTGTGGCTGATGGCCGCCGAGAAATAATAACTGCTCATGCGGCCCTTGTTGGAGTTTATCAAGATACTTTAAAGGAAATCTTCAATTCCAAAACCACGGAAGATATGATTGATATATTAATCCAATCCCATAAAGAAAAAGAAGTATTTAATAGTATTGCACGGGCCATAAAAGAAAATATTAAAGATCGTTATCATTTAGAATTGGAAGTAATTATTGTTAGGATGAATGGAACTGTTTTAAACTCAAATAAATAA
- a CDS encoding glycosyltransferase family 4 protein: MKIAMVGHFPPHIGGISSYVYLLSKKLIENGDEVFVITYPHENVQSLEGIHVESATAPNIKGLRGMIFSLTGTIKLIQMVRENDINLIHAHYLSPPGLIGLMTSMITGVPFCVTLHGSDVFLLSSNRILRPIFKLILNHALGVFVVSEAVKDKVLELEIPNLERKIKITWNGVDTHRFNPQNKGKLRKELGIEDDEQIILFVGNLVAQKGVKHLLRAKKLMEEPSKLVIVGGGPLLQEFKGMAEYEGLKSIIFTGPRSDVEELIPDADVIVMPSINESFGIALLEGMASGKPVVATNVGGIPELVNEDVGILVEPKDPVALAEALDKLLKDPHMREKMGKMAQKRAMKFAELEIPY; the protein is encoded by the coding sequence ATGAAAATAGCTATGGTAGGCCATTTCCCTCCACATATAGGTGGAATTTCTTCTTATGTTTACTTATTATCAAAAAAACTGATAGAAAACGGAGATGAAGTGTTTGTAATCACTTATCCCCATGAAAATGTTCAATCCCTGGAAGGAATTCATGTGGAATCTGCCACGGCACCTAATATTAAGGGGCTGCGAGGAATGATTTTTTCCTTAACCGGGACCATTAAATTAATTCAAATGGTTAGAGAAAATGATATAAACCTTATTCACGCCCATTATTTATCCCCTCCCGGCCTAATTGGGTTAATGACCAGCATGATAACAGGAGTACCTTTTTGTGTGACTCTTCATGGCTCCGATGTATTTTTACTATCATCAAATCGAATTTTAAGGCCAATTTTCAAATTGATACTTAATCATGCCCTAGGCGTTTTCGTAGTGAGTGAAGCAGTTAAGGATAAAGTTCTGGAGTTAGAAATACCTAATTTGGAGCGAAAAATAAAAATAACCTGGAACGGTGTGGATACCCATCGATTCAATCCCCAGAATAAAGGTAAACTCAGAAAAGAACTGGGAATTGAAGATGATGAACAAATTATTCTCTTTGTAGGAAATTTAGTTGCTCAAAAAGGAGTTAAACATCTTTTAAGGGCCAAAAAACTCATGGAAGAACCTTCAAAGCTGGTTATTGTTGGTGGTGGGCCTCTCTTGCAGGAATTTAAAGGAATGGCTGAATATGAAGGCTTAAAAAGTATCATATTTACCGGGCCTCGAAGCGATGTGGAAGAACTGATTCCTGATGCAGATGTAATAGTCATGCCTTCAATAAATGAAAGCTTTGGAATAGCTCTTTTAGAAGGAATGGCTAGTGGAAAACCAGTAGTAGCCACCAATGTAGGTGGAATTCCAGAATTAGTAAATGAAGATGTGGGAATACTGGTAGAACCAAAAGATCCTGTGGCCCTGGCCGAAGCTCTTGATAAATTGCTTAAAGATCCTCATATGCGGGAAAAAATGGGAAAAATGGCCCAAAAAAGAGCAATGAAGTTTGCAGAACTAGAAATACCCTACTAA
- the moaC gene encoding cyclic pyranopterin monophosphate synthase MoaC → MPKKDFTHLTSKGVHMVEVGEKPSMKRSATASGRIFLNQQTIDLIQNQEIKKGNVLTTAQIAAINAVKNTSNMIPLCHPLSITGIEVDFEVEKESIWTSVSVKCAGKTGVEMEALTGASVALLTIWDMVKSVEKDDNGQYPTTRIEEIKVTEKIKE, encoded by the coding sequence ATGCCAAAAAAAGACTTTACTCACCTAACCTCTAAGGGCGTGCACATGGTAGAAGTGGGAGAAAAACCTTCCATGAAAAGAAGTGCAACTGCCAGTGGCCGAATATTCTTAAATCAGCAGACCATTGATTTAATTCAAAATCAAGAAATAAAAAAAGGTAATGTGCTTACCACCGCCCAAATCGCGGCCATAAATGCTGTTAAAAACACTTCTAATATGATTCCTCTGTGTCACCCTTTGAGTATCACTGGAATTGAAGTGGATTTTGAAGTGGAAAAAGAAAGCATTTGGACATCAGTAAGTGTAAAATGTGCTGGAAAAACAGGTGTAGAGATGGAAGCACTGACTGGGGCCAGTGTTGCTCTTTTAACTATATGGGACATGGTCAAAAGTGTGGAAAAGGATGATAATGGACAATACCCCACCACTAGAATAGAAGAGATAAAAGTAACTGAAAAAATAAAAGAATAA